One Betaproteobacteria bacterium genomic window carries:
- a CDS encoding lysophospholipid acyltransferase family protein, with protein MLIRLLRVVAKLPLSWIHLAGATLGWLVYLVSPSYAFRLRDNLFQSRLWRDEADYQRLLHENIAENGKASTELIAAWFRPVPDAIKLIVSCEAAHLVEEAQRRGKGILFLTPHLGCFDIAALWFAQRIPITVLYRPPRMKMLQPLIEAGRGRDKVMLAPANLSGVRLLLKGLKRGESLGILPDQVPSFGEGVWTQFFGRPAYTMTLVGRLVEATGATPIIFIAERLPRGRGYVLRFAKIDEALDRENGPRVLNAAIEKMVRLKPGQYLWSYNRYKVPAGAPPPDASAAAKDAQG; from the coding sequence ATGCTCATAAGGTTGTTGCGGGTGGTGGCCAAGCTGCCGCTTTCGTGGATTCACCTGGCGGGCGCTACGCTCGGTTGGCTGGTCTACTTGGTTTCCCCTTCCTACGCTTTCCGGCTTCGCGACAATCTCTTTCAAAGCAGACTATGGCGCGATGAAGCCGATTATCAGCGTTTGTTGCACGAAAACATCGCCGAAAACGGTAAAGCGTCGACAGAATTGATTGCCGCCTGGTTTCGCCCGGTTCCCGATGCCATCAAGTTGATCGTGTCCTGCGAGGCGGCGCACCTGGTCGAAGAGGCGCAACGGCGCGGCAAAGGAATCCTGTTCCTGACGCCTCACTTGGGCTGTTTCGACATCGCAGCGCTGTGGTTTGCTCAGCGCATTCCGATTACCGTACTGTACCGTCCTCCCAGAATGAAAATGCTGCAGCCGCTGATCGAAGCGGGGCGCGGCCGCGACAAGGTGATGCTGGCACCGGCGAATTTGTCCGGTGTGCGCCTTCTGTTGAAAGGTCTCAAGCGCGGCGAGTCGCTGGGAATCCTGCCTGATCAGGTGCCAAGCTTCGGTGAGGGCGTGTGGACGCAGTTCTTCGGCAGGCCGGCCTATACCATGACGCTGGTGGGACGATTGGTGGAAGCCACCGGTGCGACACCGATCATATTCATCGCCGAGCGGCTGCCGCGGGGTCGGGGCTATGTGCTTCGCTTTGCAAAAATAGACGAGGCCCTGGACCGCGAGAATGGTCCACGGGTGCTGAACGCGGCCATCGAGAAGATGGTGCGACTCAAGCCCGGGCAATATCTGTGGAGTTACAACCGTTACAAGGTGCCGGCCGGTGCCCCGCCTCCCGACGCAAGCGCTGCTGCGAAAGACGCGCAGGGCTGA
- the xerC gene encoding tyrosine recombinase XerC, whose amino-acid sequence MSVRDSPSPAKEESPAEHPFVSDFLSHLIRERRLSPHTAEGYGHDVRVLLELTQETALHDLQIHQIRRFIARLHGRGLGGKSLARMLSAWRGFFNYLARDHGFTRNPCTGVRPPKSPKSLPKALSPDEATRLVSFPQSDPLAVRDRAMFELLYSSGLRLSELTSLRQGDVSFADATVRVIGKGNKTRVVPVGSHALQALQAWLPVRESLPRRSESALFLNQRGDAISPRAVQSRLKAWGIKQGLPGHVHPHMLRHSFASHILQSSGDLRAVQEMLGHASISSTQVYTHLDFQYLAKVYDQAHPRAKRKLAKP is encoded by the coding sequence ATGTCCGTTCGCGATAGTCCGTCTCCAGCCAAAGAAGAATCCCCGGCCGAGCATCCTTTCGTCTCCGACTTCCTGTCGCATCTGATCCGGGAGCGGCGTCTTTCGCCGCATACCGCCGAAGGGTATGGGCATGATGTGCGCGTGTTGCTGGAACTGACACAAGAAACAGCGCTGCACGACCTGCAGATTCATCAGATCCGGCGCTTCATCGCCCGGCTTCACGGACGCGGACTGGGCGGCAAATCGCTGGCGCGCATGCTTTCCGCGTGGCGCGGTTTTTTCAACTACCTCGCGCGCGATCACGGCTTCACGCGTAATCCCTGCACCGGCGTGCGACCACCGAAATCGCCCAAGTCGCTGCCGAAGGCGTTGTCGCCCGATGAAGCAACGCGCCTGGTCAGTTTCCCCCAGAGCGACCCGCTGGCTGTGCGCGATCGTGCGATGTTCGAACTGCTGTATTCTTCCGGACTGAGATTGTCCGAACTGACTTCGCTCAGGCAAGGCGACGTAAGCTTCGCGGATGCCACGGTGCGGGTGATCGGCAAGGGCAACAAGACGCGCGTGGTGCCCGTGGGCAGCCACGCGTTGCAGGCGCTCCAGGCGTGGCTGCCGGTGCGCGAGTCCCTGCCGCGCCGGAGCGAATCGGCGCTGTTCCTGAACCAACGCGGCGATGCCATCAGCCCACGCGCCGTGCAGTCGCGGCTGAAGGCCTGGGGCATCAAGCAAGGTCTGCCCGGCCACGTACACCCGCACATGCTGCGCCATTCGTTCGCGTCTCACATCCTGCAATCCAGCGGTGATCTGCGTGCGGTGCAGGAAATGCTCGGCCACGCCAGCATTTCGAGCACACAGGTCTATACGCATCTGGACTTCCAGTATCTAGCCAAGGTCTACGACCAGGCCCATCCGCGTGCAAAAAGAAAACTTGCCAAACCTTGA
- the dapF gene encoding diaminopimelate epimerase — protein sequence MRLKFTKMHGAGNDFVVVDATRAPLTLDAANIRRLADRHFGIGFDQMLVVEPARSRDTDFYYRIFNADGGEVSQCGNGARCFVRFVHDQGLSGKNAIRVETRSGIIEPRLEQDGRVTVNMGVPEFEPARIPFVAERLSPTYRLEVDGGAREISALSMGNPHAVQIVSDVDAAPVAGEGPLIERHPRFPERVNAGYMQIVDRRHIKLRVFERGAGETLSCGTGACAAVAAGIARGLLDSPVKVDTRGGVLEIAWPGGAQPVSMTGPAQSVFEGEIEV from the coding sequence GTGCGACTGAAATTCACCAAAATGCACGGCGCGGGCAATGACTTCGTCGTCGTGGACGCCACCCGCGCACCGCTGACGCTCGATGCCGCGAACATCCGCCGGCTGGCCGACCGCCATTTCGGCATCGGCTTCGACCAGATGCTGGTCGTCGAGCCGGCGCGCAGCCGGGACACCGATTTCTATTACAGAATCTTCAATGCGGACGGCGGCGAAGTCAGCCAGTGCGGCAACGGCGCGCGCTGCTTCGTGCGCTTCGTGCACGACCAAGGTTTGTCCGGAAAGAACGCGATCCGCGTGGAGACGCGGTCGGGCATCATCGAACCGCGGCTGGAACAGGACGGCCGTGTTACGGTGAACATGGGCGTCCCGGAGTTCGAGCCGGCCAGAATCCCCTTCGTCGCAGAACGCCTCTCGCCGACTTACCGGCTCGAAGTCGACGGCGGTGCGCGCGAGATCAGCGCGTTGTCCATGGGCAATCCGCACGCGGTGCAGATCGTGTCCGACGTGGATGCCGCCCCGGTCGCCGGCGAAGGTCCGTTGATCGAGCGCCACCCGCGCTTTCCCGAGCGAGTCAATGCCGGATATATGCAGATCGTGGATCGCAGACATATTAAGCTGCGCGTGTTCGAGCGCGGGGCCGGCGAAACGCTGTCCTGCGGCACCGGCGCCTGCGCGGCGGTGGCGGCCGGAATCGCGCGCGGGCTGCTGGATTCTCCGGTGAAAGTGGACACGCGTGGCGGGGTACTCGAAATCGCATGGCCGGGCGGGGCGCAACCGGTGTCGATGACCGGACCGGCGCAATCCGTATTCGAAGGTGAAATTGAGGTATAG
- a CDS encoding lipid A biosynthesis acyltransferase, translating to MTRLAIGVFWLLHFLPLAILARIGAIAGLAFMAFGRERREVARANLALCFPGWDKTRREVVLRAHFRAIGRSFFEAGIVWWGSEERIRRIVRIEGEEHARARGDRRIIFLVPHFAGIEMEGLRMSMDYKGMAVYSHQKNRVFDEFLVRVRSRFPGTRMVARQEGVKTLLRGFKDGLGLQLSPDLDLGPRDAIFVPFFGVQTATVTALSRLARLADAVIVPVVVRQLPGGEGYVLRIYPAWENCPGESVEADTRRMNAFIEERVLEMPEQYYWVHKRFKTRPPGEPRFY from the coding sequence CTGACTCGCCTCGCCATTGGCGTGTTCTGGCTGCTGCACTTTCTTCCCCTCGCAATTCTGGCGCGCATCGGGGCGATCGCCGGTCTCGCATTCATGGCCTTCGGTCGCGAGCGGCGGGAAGTGGCGCGAGCCAATCTGGCGCTATGTTTTCCGGGATGGGACAAAACACGCCGTGAGGTGGTGTTGCGGGCTCATTTCCGCGCTATCGGCAGAAGTTTTTTCGAGGCCGGTATCGTCTGGTGGGGATCCGAAGAGCGCATCCGGCGCATTGTGCGCATCGAAGGCGAGGAGCACGCACGCGCCCGGGGCGACCGGCGCATCATCTTCCTAGTGCCGCATTTCGCCGGCATCGAGATGGAGGGACTGCGCATGTCGATGGACTATAAGGGCATGGCGGTTTACAGCCACCAGAAAAACCGCGTCTTCGACGAATTCCTGGTGCGCGTGCGTAGCCGGTTTCCGGGCACGCGCATGGTAGCGCGGCAGGAGGGCGTCAAGACGCTGCTGCGCGGATTCAAGGACGGTTTGGGCCTGCAACTTTCGCCCGACCTCGATCTCGGTCCGCGCGACGCGATATTCGTGCCGTTCTTCGGCGTTCAGACAGCGACCGTCACGGCGCTGTCGCGGCTCGCCCGGCTTGCCGATGCCGTCATCGTGCCGGTGGTGGTGCGCCAGTTGCCCGGCGGAGAAGGCTACGTGCTGCGCATATATCCGGCCTGGGAGAATTGTCCCGGCGAGAGTGTGGAGGCCGACACACGCCGCATGAATGCGTTCATCGAAGAGCGGGTCCTGGAAATGCCCGAGCAGTATTACTGGGTGCACAAGCGGTTCAAGACGCGCCCGCCAGGCGAGCCTAGGTTCTACTGA
- a CDS encoding N-acetyltransferase translates to MAGTLDFSISPVRDADIAPVCALAREIWMQHYPGIITVKQIEYMLAQRYSPDAIRTQLQAGEAWWDKLEVRGELCGFASYERGTEARAMKLDKLYVHQLARGKGYGAALIDQVAKAARLQGMDSLTLQVNKYNHGSVAAYRRLGFEVTKTVKVDIGNGFFMDDCIMSKSLVA, encoded by the coding sequence ATGGCCGGCACGCTCGATTTCAGCATTTCCCCGGTGCGCGATGCAGACATTGCGCCGGTTTGCGCGCTGGCGCGCGAAATCTGGATGCAGCACTATCCGGGGATCATTACCGTCAAGCAGATAGAATACATGCTGGCGCAGCGCTATTCGCCGGACGCGATCCGTACGCAACTGCAGGCCGGCGAAGCTTGGTGGGACAAACTCGAAGTGCGCGGCGAACTTTGCGGTTTCGCGAGCTACGAGCGCGGGACCGAAGCGCGCGCGATGAAACTCGACAAACTCTACGTGCATCAACTTGCCCGCGGCAAAGGCTACGGCGCGGCTCTGATCGATCAGGTGGCAAAGGCGGCCAGGCTGCAAGGCATGGACAGTTTGACTCTTCAGGTCAACAAATACAACCATGGGTCGGTCGCCGCTTACCGGCGCCTCGGCTTCGAAGTGACGAAGACCGTGAAAGTGGACATCGGCAACGGTTTTTTCATGGACGACTGCATCATGTCCAAGTCCCTTGTCGCCTGA
- a CDS encoding class I SAM-dependent methyltransferase, producing the protein MHKIVLKPGREKSLLRRHPWVFSGAIARIDGKAAAGDTAHVVANDGRFLAVAALNPDANISARVWDWNEGTQIDAAFFRKRLETAIGMRRALFGRTPDKAERLVHGESDGLPGLIVDRYADVVVLQISSAGCHRWRNAIIESLQQITAARAIYERSDADVLELEGLTPRTGLARGKLDTPVVEIRESGLRLRVDVAKGHKTGFYLDQRDNRLQVGQLAARKDVLNCFSYSGGFTVQALAHGAASVTSVDSSADALQLAREHVRLNDLPEYRCEWVDADVFQYLRKLRDQNRQFDLIILDPPKFAPTAATAERAARGYKDINLLGFKLLRPGGLLATFSCSGGVSADLFRKIVAGAALDSGTDAQVIDQLHPTPDHPVSLAFPEGEYLKGLLCRIN; encoded by the coding sequence ATGCATAAAATCGTTCTTAAACCTGGCCGCGAGAAATCGTTGCTGCGCCGGCATCCCTGGGTTTTTTCCGGCGCGATCGCCCGCATCGATGGCAAGGCCGCGGCGGGCGACACGGCGCACGTCGTTGCAAACGACGGACGCTTTCTCGCCGTCGCTGCGTTGAATCCGGACGCGAACATTTCCGCACGCGTGTGGGACTGGAATGAAGGCACGCAGATCGACGCTGCATTCTTCCGCAAACGCCTCGAAACCGCGATCGGCATGCGCCGCGCCCTGTTCGGCAGGACACCGGACAAAGCCGAGCGCCTGGTGCATGGCGAGTCCGATGGTCTGCCGGGATTGATCGTGGATCGCTATGCCGATGTGGTCGTATTGCAGATTTCGAGCGCCGGCTGTCATCGATGGCGTAACGCGATCATCGAATCGCTGCAGCAGATCACCGCTGCCCGCGCCATCTACGAGCGTTCTGATGCGGACGTGCTCGAACTCGAGGGACTCACGCCGCGCACGGGACTGGCGAGAGGTAAGCTCGACACGCCGGTGGTCGAGATCAGGGAAAGCGGCCTTCGCCTGCGAGTCGATGTGGCCAAAGGGCACAAGACCGGGTTCTATCTGGATCAGCGCGACAACCGCTTGCAGGTCGGCCAGCTTGCCGCACGCAAAGACGTGCTCAATTGCTTCAGCTATTCAGGTGGATTCACCGTGCAAGCGCTGGCTCACGGCGCCGCATCGGTGACTTCGGTGGACTCGTCAGCGGACGCATTGCAGCTTGCGCGCGAACATGTGCGGCTGAACGACCTGCCGGAGTACCGCTGTGAATGGGTCGACGCCGACGTATTCCAATACCTGCGGAAATTGCGCGACCAGAACAGGCAATTCGATCTGATCATCCTGGATCCGCCGAAATTCGCGCCCACCGCGGCGACCGCCGAACGCGCCGCGCGCGGCTACAAGGACATCAATCTACTCGGCTTCAAGCTGCTGCGACCGGGCGGCCTGCTCGCGACTTTCTCCTGTTCCGGCGGCGTCTCCGCCGACCTGTTCCGCAAGATCGTCGCGGGCGCGGCTCTGGATTCGGGCACCGACGCGCAAGTCATCGATCAACTCCACCCGACGCCGGATCATCCGGTGTCGCTGGCTTTTCCCGAAGGGGAATATCTGAAGGGATTGTTGTGCCGAATCAATTGA
- a CDS encoding DUF484 family protein, translating into MRPEDIARYLKDHPEFFEHYADMIGDILIPHPHGGRAIPISERQIISLREKNKILEGKLRELVEYGEENDAIGERVHRAALAMIKPANLEALLQVLYYNLREDFAVPHVTIRLWSEWDHPPLPEFGASSQEVRVFADSLNQPYCSHKLMFETAEWFGEAGGLLKSFAYITLRTDRVFGLLALASEDPQRFYPGMGTLYLKRLGELISTSLVRFL; encoded by the coding sequence ATGAGACCTGAAGACATTGCCCGTTACCTGAAGGACCATCCCGAGTTTTTCGAGCACTACGCCGACATGATCGGAGACATCTTGATACCGCATCCGCATGGCGGTCGGGCCATTCCGATCTCCGAACGCCAGATCATCAGCCTGCGGGAAAAGAACAAGATACTGGAAGGGAAGTTGCGCGAGTTGGTGGAGTACGGCGAGGAAAATGACGCCATAGGCGAACGCGTGCACCGAGCTGCACTGGCGATGATAAAGCCTGCGAACCTGGAAGCTTTGCTGCAGGTGCTCTATTACAATCTGCGGGAGGATTTCGCGGTTCCGCACGTGACAATCCGATTGTGGAGCGAGTGGGATCATCCGCCGTTGCCGGAATTCGGGGCAAGCAGCCAGGAGGTCAGGGTATTCGCCGACAGCCTCAATCAACCGTATTGCAGCCACAAGCTCATGTTCGAAACCGCCGAGTGGTTCGGCGAAGCCGGCGGCCTGCTGAAGTCGTTTGCCTACATTACCCTGCGTACGGACAGAGTATTCGGCCTGCTGGCGCTGGCAAGCGAAGATCCGCAACGCTTCTATCCCGGGATGGGCACGCTGTACCTCAAGCGCCTGGGGGAATTGATCAGTACGTCGCTCGTGCGGTTCTTGTAG